The following DNA comes from Clostridia bacterium.
CGAGGAGAGCGGTCAGTATCACACATGGTTCCGCCAGTACTCGCCCAACGCCGGACGCTGGCTGACTCCCGACCCCGCAGGACTCGCCGCCGTCGATCTCCTCAATCCCCAGAGCTGGAACAGGTATGCCTACGTGATGAATAGTCCGCTAAACTTCATAGACCCGCTTGGGTTGTCATGTGAAAATCCACATGACGGGCTTCCGTGCATTGTCACCGTAATTGGTTCGCCAACAGGATTTGGTTCGCCAATAGGATTTGGTCCGCCAACGGGCGGCGGAAGTGTAGCCCAGATAGAGCTAATGGTGGAGGACAGTGGCGGTTCCACCGCACCCGCAAACAACGGAAATCCGAAGAAGCCGCTGTGTGTTGTCGTTTTCGGAAAGGAAACGCTGAAATCATTCGGCAACCTGCTGCCCGGTAAGAGCGATTTTGCCGACATGGTAAATACGACCACGTCCATTGCTTCAAGCATTGAGAACTTTGACCCTACGCAGTGGCTTACCCAACAGATCACGAACTGGCGCACTGGCGCTCTTGTGATTCCTGCCTCAAAGGCTCTTCGCGGCGGTTTAAGCAGAAATCAATGGCTAAGCCAAGCGACCAAGCAGGTGGCGAAGAAGACGGGCTGGCAGGCATTTCTGTTCACGCTCGACTACGCCATGGCGGACGCGCTGGGCAAAGAGATTTCCTCATTCACAAGCGGTGAGTGCCGGGCGATTGGTTATGACGACTAACAAAACCACACGCGTTTTAACCGTGATCATTGAGGTAGTGGTGGCGCTTGCGATTGTCGGTTCAATAGTCGCTTACAACCTCTCGGGGATTCGCGTTGGGATCTCTAGGAATTGGGGCGCATTTCTTGGCGAAACTCTGATTGTGTTTGGAAACCTGTTCATCTTCCTTCGGAAGCGTGCCTCTCCAACTCGGGCTTGGTGGGCCGCCATTATCGCCCTTTTGATTCACTGTGCCGCGGGAAGCATCGTGTGCTTTTACTTAGAGGATATTCCGCTCGTGTGGTTTGCAGTCGCGGCAATAGTCGAGATCACGCTTCTACTTCGGATTGTTGAACAGATCTCGTTGGCCACAACTAGTCCTACGTCTTCCCCGTCATCCGGGGCACGTTGAGGGGAACTTTTGTGAGCACCATGCAAGTTCCCGCAAACAACGGGACGCCAACAACTCCTGTAATCCAAGCAGATAACGGCAAGTCGATTCCCAACGTGCCGGCCGAATGGGGTTTTTGCAACAAGTATCGAGATGGATCGGGAGCGGGTAGTGCCCTCTACAACATCTGCATGAGCTTTCCAAACTTCCCGAGTCAGAAATGGGCTAGTTGCGTCCGGGGAAAGCTGCTGAACCAATACACGCCTAACGGCAATCCGCTGCAGTTGAGCTGGTACCTGTTCGTTGATCACCCGGTTGACTTTGTAACTTGTCCAGTTCACTGACGTGGAGGTGGGGAATGCGCACCACATTTCGGCTGTGCGTGATTATCGGGGTGGCATCGCTGATAACTACAGCCACGTATTTTGGGCTGATTCTTGCTTTGCTTCCCCTCTTGCAGAAACCTAACCTGCCGACCGCCGTGCAAGTACCCGTGCTGGCGGTGGTGGTACTTACTCCGGTGGGAGTTGCGGCTTGGTGGATTTTTAAGAAGCTCCGGCCAGATTACTCAGTGCGCACGGCTCGTGCCGCAGCAATCGCTTTCACGGTGTTCACGCCAATCTCGTTGGGCGTGGCCTTCCCACTTTCCACGATTGTTGGAGCCTACTCTGAGGGTTTGGCCGGGTATCCGTTCTTCGGTTTTGCAGGGGCGTTTGTGGGAGTCGTCATAATAACCGCGTTGTTAAGCTTCGTGCCATGCGCATTCACACTGTGGATCGCGCGGCACGATGGCGGTGGGGCTCATTAGCCCCAATAGCTGCACGGTCCTGCCGTTT
Coding sequences within:
- a CDS encoding RHS repeat-associated core domain-containing protein; amino-acid sequence: EESGQYHTWFRQYSPNAGRWLTPDPAGLAAVDLLNPQSWNRYAYVMNSPLNFIDPLGLSCENPHDGLPCIVTVIGSPTGFGSPIGFGPPTGGGSVAQIELMVEDSGGSTAPANNGNPKKPLCVVVFGKETLKSFGNLLPGKSDFADMVNTTTSIASSIENFDPTQWLTQQITNWRTGALVIPASKALRGGLSRNQWLSQATKQVAKKTGWQAFLFTLDYAMADALGKEISSFTSGECRAIGYDD